A genomic stretch from Strongyloides ratti genome assembly S_ratti_ED321, chromosome : 1 includes:
- a CDS encoding Alpha-methylacyl-CoA racemase → MNGVKLFSGVKVLELPGLAPVPFCGQILADYGADVVYIEKKGQVRMAENPFLVNKKVMSLDFKEDFDKLKKLCIESDIILDPFRPEVMENIGLNPIEMMKENDKLIIARITGYGQFGKWSKVPGHDINYVAMSGMLPIINGYGRKPFWTPANLLGDFGGGSLSAAFAIAGALFNREKTGKGCVIDVSMTDGISYLSTFLSATNENEEFWGQEYSVFNGKFPLYRTYKTQDDKYIAVGALEPKFNEILFKTLNLSHFSLNDVIENPKEVGNILENIFLSKTRDEWSNIFENKDACVTPVLSLDEVKDHPLHKERKTFYKDINGKSRAFPSPRIYYKENLKNLKKGKL, encoded by the exons atgaatGGTGTAAAGTTGTTTTCGGGCGTTAAAGTTTTAGAACTACCAGGTCTTGCTCCAGTTCCCTTTTGCGGTCAAATTCTTGCTGATTATGGGGCTGATGTTGTTTACATTGAAAaa AAAGGTCAAGTAAGGATGGCTGAAAATCCTTTTTTAGTAAACAAAAAAGTAATGTCATTAGATTTTAAAGaagattttgataaattaaaaaaattatgtattgAAAGTGATATAATCTTGGATCCTTTTCGTCCCGAAGTAATGGAAAATATTGGTTTAAACCCAATAGAAATGATgaaagaaaatgataaattaattattgcTCGAATTACCGGATATGGACAATTTGGAAAATGGAGCAAAGTTCCTGGTCATGATATAAATTATGTTGCTATGTCTGGAATGTTACCAATTATAAATGGATATGGTAGGAAACCATTTTGGACACCAGCAAATTTATTAGGAGACTTTGGAGGTGGTTCCCTTTCAGCAGCATTTGCTATTGCGGGGGCATTGTTTAATCGTGAAAAAACTGGAAAAGGATGTGTGATTGATGTTTCCATGACTGATGGTATTTCATATTTGTCAACATTCTTATCAGCTACCAATGAAAATGAAGAGTTTTGGGGGCAAGAGTATTCTGTTTTTAATGGAAAATTTCCATTATATCGTACATATAAAACACAAGATGACAAATACATAGCAGTAGGGGCACTTGAGCCAAagtttaatgaaatattatttaaaactttaaaccTTTcacatttttcattaaatgatGTTATTGAAAATCCTAAAGAGGTTggtaatattttagaaaatatatttttatcaaaaactCGAGATGAATGGAGTAATATTTTTGAGAATAAGGATGCTTGTGTTACTCCAGTATTATCATTAGATGAAGTTAAAGACCATCCTTTACACAAAGAAcgtaaaacattttataaagatataaatgGTAAATCACGAGCTTTTCCTTCACCaagaatatattataaagaaaatttaaaaaatttaaaaaaaggcaaactttaa
- a CDS encoding 28S ribosomal protein S12, mitochondrial, whose amino-acid sequence MFSNLCSSLKYLTRNISLLSPTTLNNTLKCTSLTSIVRNFQTSSPLMRNNFLQQLYVRNGPPKRKTRSKDKHAISGHNYFKGIVLKTVIRHPKKPNSGNRKCAIVRLSTGNEVCAYIPGIGHNLQEHSQVLVRGGRRRDLISVKANIIRGKLDCAAVKSSKK is encoded by the exons ATGTTTTCAAATTTATGTTCAAGTCTAAAATATTTGACGAGAAATATTTCTTTGTTATCTCCAActactttaaataatactttaaaatgtACATCATTAACATCTATTGTTAGAAATTTTCAAACGTCATCACCTCTAATGAGGAATAACTTTTTACAG CAATTATATGTTCGTAATGGTCCACCCAAAAGGAAAACTCGTTCAAAAGATAAACATGCGATTAGTGGacacaattattttaaaggaATAGTTCTTAAAA CTGTTATTCGCCATCCAAAAAAACCAAATTCAGGAAACAGGAAGTGTGCAATTGTTAGATTATCTACAGGAAATGAAGTTTGTGCATATATTCCTGGTATTGGGCACAATTTACAAGAACATTCACAGGTATTAGTTCGTGGTGGAAGAAGAAGAGATTTAATTTCCGTCAAAGCTAATATTATTAGGGGAAAATTAGATTGTGCTGCAGTAAAATCATCTAAAAAATAG